One part of the Nitrospinota bacterium genome encodes these proteins:
- the panC gene encoding pantoate--beta-alanine ligase, with protein MKIIESVEEMQFISNKLRKQGHIIGLVPTMGFLHEGHLSLMRKAKKDTERLIISIFVNPTQFIAGEDYGQYPRDIESDIKKSKEVGVDIVFHPNVDEMYSEKFYTYVNVEKITERLCGRSRPGHFRGVATVVAKLFNICKPHKAYFGEKDFQQLLVIKKMVKDLNMDVEVIGLPILRESDGLAMSSRNSYLSKEERLSALSLNRALKRAEDMIKKGEFNAKIIMDEMERIIKSEKRTVIDYIDICNPETLEPFNVIEDKALIAVAVTIGKARLIDNCVVYV; from the coding sequence ATGAAAATTATAGAATCTGTAGAGGAAATGCAATTTATCTCTAATAAATTAAGAAAGCAGGGTCATATCATTGGTTTAGTTCCTACAATGGGTTTCCTTCATGAGGGTCATCTGAGTCTTATGCGCAAGGCAAAGAAGGATACAGAAAGGTTGATTATAAGCATTTTTGTAAATCCTACTCAATTTATTGCTGGTGAGGACTACGGTCAATATCCAAGAGATATAGAGTCCGATATAAAGAAATCTAAAGAAGTGGGTGTTGATATAGTATTCCATCCAAACGTTGATGAGATGTATTCCGAAAAATTCTATACATATGTAAATGTTGAAAAGATTACAGAAAGGTTATGTGGGAGATCAAGGCCCGGACACTTTAGAGGGGTTGCAACCGTGGTGGCAAAGCTTTTTAACATATGTAAACCTCATAAGGCTTATTTTGGAGAGAAGGACTTCCAGCAGTTACTGGTAATAAAGAAGATGGTCAAGGATCTTAATATGGATGTAGAGGTTATTGGTTTGCCTATCTTAAGAGAGAGTGATGGATTAGCGATGAGTTCCAGAAATAGTTATCTGAGCAAAGAGGAGAGATTATCGGCCCTTTCACTTAATAGGGCACTTAAGAGGGCTGAGGATATGATAAAGAAGGGAGAGTTTAACGCTAAGATAATAATGGATGAGATGGAAAGGATTATAAAATCAGAGAAAAGAACAGTCATTGATTATATTGATATATGTAATCCGGAAACTCTAGAACCTTTTAATGTTATAGAAGATAAAGCTCTTATAGCAGTAGCCGTCACGATTGGCAAAGCCAGATTGATAGATAACTGTGTTGTTTATGTATAG
- the panB gene encoding 3-methyl-2-oxobutanoate hydroxymethyltransferase, whose amino-acid sequence MERKKITTTKIFSMKKEGKKITMLTAYDFPFAKILDEVGIDIILVGDSLGMVVLGYHNTTFVTLDDIIHHTKAVSRANCKAMIVADMPFLTFQVSKEDAIRNAGRLIAEGYAEAVKLEGGMVVEDRIKGIVDAGIPVMGHIGLTPQSFYKFGGYKVQGRDRVEEERIIEDALAVERAGAFSVILEGMPLKLAHKITKKLNIPTIGIGAGPDCDGQVLVLHDMLGLFEGFTPKFVKKYAELGQIIIKAVEEFRDEVIKGDFPDDEHSYS is encoded by the coding sequence ATGGAAAGGAAAAAGATTACAACAACAAAAATCTTTAGCATGAAAAAAGAGGGAAAGAAGATTACCATGTTAACGGCTTATGATTTTCCCTTTGCCAAAATTCTTGATGAAGTAGGAATAGATATCATTTTGGTGGGTGATTCTTTAGGTATGGTCGTCTTGGGTTATCATAACACTACATTTGTAACCTTAGATGATATCATTCATCATACAAAAGCTGTTTCAAGGGCGAACTGCAAGGCAATGATAGTAGCAGACATGCCGTTTCTTACATTTCAGGTATCTAAGGAGGATGCCATTAGAAATGCAGGTCGTTTGATTGCCGAAGGCTATGCTGAGGCAGTAAAGTTAGAGGGAGGTATGGTGGTTGAGGACAGGATAAAGGGGATTGTAGATGCAGGTATACCGGTAATGGGCCATATAGGTCTAACACCGCAATCCTTTTACAAATTTGGAGGTTATAAGGTTCAAGGTAGGGATAGAGTTGAAGAGGAGAGGATTATTGAGGATGCCCTGGCTGTGGAGAGGGCAGGCGCATTTTCTGTGATTTTGGAGGGAATGCCTTTAAAATTGGCTCATAAGATAACTAAAAAGCTAAATATTCCAACAATCGGAATTGGTGCTGGACCTGATTGCGATGGTCAGGTTTTAGTTCTTCATGATATGCTTGGATTATTTGAAGGTTTTACCCCAAAGTTTGTTAAGAAATATGCTGAGCTTGGTCAAATTATAATAAAAGCGGTTGAGGAATTTAGAGATGAAGTAATCAAAGGAGATTTCCCTGATGATGAGCACAGTTATTCTTAG